In Telopea speciosissima isolate NSW1024214 ecotype Mountain lineage chromosome 10, Tspe_v1, whole genome shotgun sequence, the DNA window tatatatgagaaaaatcTTCTTGTTACCAAggttgatgaaaaaaaaaatcataacctTTACTTTGGCAAAGGACAAAAAGATGGTTACAACCTCTTAGTTCACtactttggtgacaacaagttgcacctatataatatataatgtTAAAGGGCTAATGCTTGTGTATGTGTTTTTGTCTGGAATGTGTGCAGAAAAGACTTCTACGAGGAGAATTTGTGGTCCATGAAACATGCAGTCCATATAAGAGCCTCGAGGAGCTATGGGATGGTGAAATATGAGATTTATTACCATCTAAGAAATATAAATAGAAGTTTCTGACATTTTCTTcgaaaaattgtttggttgcaaCTGGAGTTTAATCTCtatcatggatgatttctcTTACCATGTTGAAGTTACTTGTAGTCGTGACTTTCTTTGCTTTTCTCTTATAAGAGTGAAAGTTTCACAAAGAGAATTAGCTCATTCTCATGCTTGTGTTACAAAATTAGGGATTTTTAACCTCAAGTGGTAGCCCAGTTGGCAAAGACCTTCACCTtgcaattaagaggtcatgagatCAACTCTCCTAATTAGGATTTGGCTCGTTTGCGGCCTAGGTTTGAGCGGCCATCCTGCTGCGCACAATCTCAACCCGCCACATGGTAAACTGCAATTTTAACGATTGTGATGGgtagtttttaaaattaatagaGAATGATTCCAAATGGAAGAGAACCAAAGAACCTTGGGGTTCCTTTTCCAGATTTACTCCAAGCAGGCGATACCGAAAAGATACGAGtaggagagggaagaaaggactccaaagtccaaacacaAAAATCCTCTATATCTCAATTGGGAAGATTGATCTTCATTGCTCCATTCCAtatcttttattaaaaaataaaaaaaaaagactgaggAAAATTCCGTACTCTGAAATTAGAATTCTAAAAGAGGGATTCATCCATACCCGAGGATTCTATAATTGAGGAGCTCACCATGTATTTTTCtaaaagttaatttttttttctccattacCAACAATCCATCTCTCCTTCTAGGATACGAAATCCTAAATGTTCCTGATTCGGATTCCAGGCCAGACCAAAGAAGCTTTATAAGATTTCTTGAAGGAACCAACTTTGTTATCAAATCTTGCTTTAAAGAAAAGACTTAAAGAAGAAGAGTCTTCATGCTTGATCTGCCAACATAGTTTACAAAATAGAGCTATGTTTACATCACAAAGTTTTCATAAACCAAGCCCACCTTCATTTTTTAAATCAGATCGCATTTACGAAAGCCTCTCAGAATCCTAAAGAAACCCACCAGACCACCATCAAGAAATTTTGGTGAAGCCAATGAATCCATCTATTACTGAAGCCAAATCTCCTCATGAACGCAACTTGTGAAAAATGTAAAATTAGATAAATACGTTATAACATGCTCCTTAAAAAGAAATCCTACTATATACATTAAAATGAGGTACTCTAATGTTCTACAATGTGCCAAatgtaaagaaaaaaagatagaaatgtATACCTGCAAACGATATCAAcacaatgagaaaaaaaaaacagagatatgGGTGTAATAGGGAATAATGAGGTTTTTCTGACTCAAATTTCAGGTAAAGTAACGACGTCTCTAGAGATTTTACGAGCTTATTGCTCGTTATTTTGACAGAATGACGACACTATATCGGTGTAATAGGGAATAATGAGGATACAAAGATATGGAAGGTGGGATAATGAATCCGgtgttatcaaaaaaaaaaaaaaaaaaaaagataatgatTTCGAAACTCCAAAAATGTGGATCAAGTGTTGAGAAATCACAAACCGGAGTGGGTGGATGAAAATAGATGGATGGGGAGCAAATGAGGGCACAAACATCAAGCAAACAGATAAAAATAGGTGAAAATGGAGAGAGATCCCTTTGTGGGTGAGTGGTGGATGGATGGGAAGCAAATGAGGGCACAAACatcaagaaaacagagaaaaagagGTGAAAATGGGGAGGGATCCCTTTGTGGGCGAGTGGCAATTTTCAGCGTCTACATGCATCCTTTCCTTCATGGTTATAAATAGTGGCATCAGGATCTATATCAATCTCGGGATCATATTAAACAGTTTTACCttcaattttattaaaaatttcattttacgGATGAAGTTGCCCTTAATAGTAATAGTTCTATCGATACACGGTGGAACAAGTATCGATATCTAGCTAAAGCTAAAGCTAAAGCCGGGCAATGTAAACACTATGTACACTTCACTAATGTTTAACGCGtacttttcttgtttttcatcccaaacaaaaaaaaaggaaaaaagtatcGATATCTAGTTTACTTACCAGATAAAAAGATAAGGACTATATTAATTAAGGGAAAAACATATTAATATTCTATCTATTGGTAAATCCCATAATTAAATCATCATTTCCCCACACCATCTTCGGATTTATTAAAGACTCTGTCGAAGTTTATTTGCTAGTTATTTGGCTCTTTAGTAGTGACAAACAAGAGGTCTTTATCGTGAAACTCTGTCATCAACGGTTCGTAGGCCGAGCTGGGTTGTGTGGCCAAGTGATCGGTGATGGCCTGtcccttgatggatttctaaGTGACATAAGTTCAAACTCAGATAGTATTCATTGTCACCATGAATCCTAAAAATAGTCGGGCTAAGAAAAGGGACATGCCCTACAAAGAGATGGTCTCATTGGTCTTGGCCTCAGGCTTGAAAGTGTATAAGTGCTTTCTCATTGGTAATCGCCAGAGTGCGGGATCCAAGAGCTCTGTACATTGTCGGAACTAGACAAGCAAGTGAACAAGCCAAGAAAAGAACTAGGCAAGCGAGATCAGAATCAATGGGCAAGCAAGGGTGGTCTATGATCAACGTTCCATCGATACACGGTCGAGCAGGTATCAATATCATGCAAGAGAATACGCCCAATCCATAATCAATATCTAGTATATTTAGCAAGACAAAAACGCTATATTAATTAAGGGGAAAATATATTAATACTCTTTCcattggtgaaacccataattAAATcttatccaaaaataaaaataaaaacatcatcattagggagaaagaacgctacctggttgCATGCGGCGCACGACCCCTATGCCCAAATGCAGTGTCACGCGAAATGATCGCTATGCCCTcagggatttccacctttccatggggcaCGATGGTCATTTCTTACAGCCCTGTGTTTGATCGCAGGGGCCGCTCACCGCACACAACCAGGTAGCGTACTCTTTCCCAACTTATTAATATTCTATCCATTGATGACACCCATAATTaaatcttacaaaaaaaaaacccataattaaattaagggaaagagaacatcACCCTGTCGCACAACGCAGGTCACCTCTACGACCAGACACAAGGGCGCATGAAATGACCGCTATACCTCTGGATATTACCATCTTTCTAGTGGGTGTGATGATCATTACGCACACCCTTATATCTGATCGTAGGGGCGATGTGCGATGCGCAACCGAGTGGCGTTCTTTCTGTTAGGTAAAATTCTGTTTGGAGAAGGAAACTATATACTGCTTTGAACGTGTACTCGCTGTCTTAAATGAGATATTTACTCCCACACGGTTAAAGCAAATTCACCTTCAAGATTCAACAAAGCACTAAAGAATTTAACTTAGAATTCTAGAGAATATATGATtgcaagaaagagagagagagcacaaaAAAAAACGTTGTGTAGAATGGCTGAATTACCTTGGTTTATATAGACCTATTGACACCCATTCATTGAAAACTCATTCAATGAAACCCTTTCATTGGAACCCTTTCAAAGAAACCCATTCAATGGAACCCATTCATTAGAATCCATTCATTGGAAAGGTCATGACTATTCCAATAATCATGACCGTTCAATCTCTCTTCTTAATAGGTTTGAAACTCCTTAATATAATTTATCTAACATTTTCTcccttaaattaattttttttattatataaattTTAGTATTTTGAAACCTAAAGCCCTAAACCCCAATATTAACGATAGAGTATAGACAGCCTTGGTGAACGGGCCAAACAATCTCAGGTGCATCTATCGAGGAGGCACGAGCACATCCGGGTATCTCTCCCAAATGATTTCTATggattttctgtttttgttaagcaatttcctttttatttcccCGCTCTGCTTTCGGAGCAATGCATTGTAAGACATTCTCCATCAAAagtacagttttacccctcaaCCATCTGAAGACGTCATCAAGCCACGGACGGCAGTCAAGGAAATTGGATTTTAAACGGTAttttaaaataggaaaaaaatctctacttgaTGGTGAAATTAtgaacccaaaagaaaaaaggaaagtgaattattctattttcttcGCTACTCGCCTTGTTGCAGTAAAATTTCCCACCTCCATGGCTCCACGACCATTTGGATTGAGTACATACAAAAATTCCTTTCACTTACTAGGGAGAGGGTTGGTTCGGGTTGGATAGTTTTACCTCTGATTTGTAATaaaattcagtttttaattACCTTTATGCCCTTGGTTGAGACCTATCTCATGAGTACTATAAAGattccatcatgcatgcactaGGAATTTTTCTTATTGTTGTCGTGTTACGTGCTTATTAATGGGAGAATGGACTATCTGtatgtaccaacaggtgaacgtacatgtgagaaccaaccacctgtcctatttttatcatttacaaggggaggaggggtttacggaaacaaaattaaaatgtgattgactctcacatctacgttcacctgttggtacgtgcagagaaACTGAACTCATCAGTGGAGCCTAAGCTGCGGTATAAGCGCTAAATTGGACAACAATATGCAGGATGTGAAAtgatattttaaatttaaaaaattaccaaaataccatttgaaaagtaaacaaatggtatttggtatcggatcggatatcGGTCACCTTCAGCCTATGTAATATCGACCGTATCAATAGCTCAAATCATGTTATTGATTCTTCCGATGTGAAAAATCTCAaaaagatttttgtttttttggtaaaaatcgCAAAAAGATTTATGATCCTAATAAGCTAGGTCTGAGACATGATACGGATTTGAGgtataattatcaaaaatacCATTTGGATCGATATCTTTGAGGGTAAAACTGTCCACTACGTCTGAATGTCTGATACAATCTCCATAGCAACAATCAGGTGATGAACAAGATAGACTGTACATTTATTACAGAAAGATTATATACACTAATTATTAATTTAGGAAACAATCCTTACAACCATCGTGGCTCTCTTTCCAATTTGAATCCTCTACTGCTGACTGCCTGTCTGCATCATGCTGCGCGGACACAGCAAGGCCTGCAAAATCACTTTATCTCTGTTGAGCGCCTTGCCCAAATAGGGATAAAACAATAATTGCACGTCCTACTGTGTCTACGCAGCACGGGGCAGGATGGGCAggtggcagtagaggatctttctctctctatatctACGGTGCATCAAATCCAAGACGAGACTCTATATCAGAGGTTGCAGAAGACCAATCCCAAGCACACTGcccacacctctctctctctctctctcattttctattttttctttgatgGCGTCTTACGTTTGAACCACCACTTACTACTAGATTGATTCTTCTTTGCTGCTGGTTACTTCGGACAAAACAGGATTTTCttagaaattagggttttagagaTTCGAAGGGAAGGGCTTGTGCCTTGTGGCCTTTGAGAGGTTGAAAGCGAGAGACGTGGACCCTGGCTCCTTTTTGAGAAGCACTTCCGTCAACCCGGGACCTTATCTGCTAGCCAACAACATCTTAATCTCTTCTGTacgtgtttcttcttcttcttcttcttcttctctctctccctccctctctctctctctctctctctctctctctctctctctctctcaacccatttgaaatccaGATTTACAGATGCTGCTTTAACGTGGGTTTTCAGGGTAACAACTCAGTTGGATAAGAGACCCAGATAATCGATAAGTATTGCTTCAACTCAGTTGACTTCACTTTCACTTTTAGATCGGTAAGCTTCTTTCTGcattgttttaatttcataacaAAGCTTTACATGAAGTTGTTGCTTAttcttccatttctttctttaaagAAGAATATGAATGAAGCTGAAGTGATAAATATAAAGAAAGGGACTTTGACAAGTAAGGATTCCAATTAAGTGGTCAACACCTTTCTAGTTGCTGTACCAAATGAAACCCACTTATATAATTCCTCAAAGTAGATATTCTGGGGACCCCTTAATTGAAAAATTCTTGATATTGGATACCCacttggattttgtttttttgtttttgttttcagtAGTTGTTGTGAACTTGTAGAGGTGTTCCTGATCTTTTTCATCATCTCCCTAAGAAACACCCTCAAATGGGATGCATGTGTTCCATGAGGGGGGAAGtctttttgctaaagatcagcaaggaatttattagaaaagaaaagaaaaaatacagtATTTAACATCTCGGCATACCTGGATGGAGACAAGAACAAAGGGGAGGAGAGCACCCCACCTTACTCAAATCTATATCTAGGCCTCCCTAGAGCATCTTCAAGCAAGAGATTATTAACCACCCAAGGGAAAACTGACAAAATAGGGGAAGAAGAACCACTCTTGGCAGCACACTTTGCAAGGTAGTCAGCCACCGGGTTGGCTTCCAGTAACAATGCGAAATTTTCCAATTAATATCTTGCAAGAAAGGTTGCAAGCCAATCCACTGTTGCTTCACAAACCAAGGAAAATACCTTAGCTGGACCGCCTGAACCATTGAGACAAAGTCGCATTCTATCCAAAGACGAGTGATCCCCAACTCTTTCGCCCTCAAAAGACCCTAGAAGATCACCTAAAATTCCGCCACATAATTAGTGGCCGTTCCAATGATAATACTAAACGCTGCAAAGGGAGTAGCTTGGTCATTTCGAAGAACCCCACCCACTCCTACTCTACCCGGATTACATAAAGAGCACCCGTCCACATTAAATTTCACCCAACCTGAGAAAAGGCGGCTCCAGTGAACCTCTCTGATAATCTGGGGAGGATTAGGAAGCAAAGAGATAACCAACCTTCTGGCACACACCAAATCAGAAACTGAAGAGATCGGGTATTTAAATGAGCCCGAAATCTCCTTGAGAGAACCCAAGATCAAATGAGAACAAACAAGCACCAACCTTGACTTGTTATCAAATTTCCTACGATTTCGTTCCTCCCATAAGACAAATGGCAACAACACCAACCGAGCCATCCACGCATCCTTCATAGGCACTTGTCTACTCTTCCTTTTCCACCATAACACCAGTTCAGCAAAACACCCTGGATCAGGCTACAATTCcccaaagaatgaaagaaatccaTTCCATACTTGGTGAAAGAAAGCACAATCCAGGAAAAGGTGAGAAGCTGATTCAAGGGTTGTAGCACACAGTTCACACCGGGACACCACATGGATACCCTTCGATCTCAACACATTATCTATAGGGATCTTCTCCAAAATTAAATGTCAAGCATAGAGAGAATGTCTTGGAAGCAAAGCCTTATTCCAAACCACCTCGAACCAAGGGACCTTAGGATTCTTACTCCTAATGATGTCCCAAGCAAAACAAACATCAAAGATACCAGAGGTCGACAAACCCCAGCAGCATAAATCCTTA includes these proteins:
- the LOC122642311 gene encoding uncharacterized protein LOC122642311 — protein: MERFLCVSDGEMDQNFIWSGVIETRKAITVKWDLVCKPRSKGGLGVRRLRDVNKALLCKLAWAIKHEESMVIDQQERWVVRDGSLIKFWTDCWLGSESLASVSRLGLDFFVGKSAKVADLSLIRSGHSLRFILNVLKEFSRLSGTSPWLLHLVRIYAAGVCRPLPDPGCFAELVLWWKRKSRQVPMKDAWMARLVLLPFVLWEERNRRKFDNKSRLVLVCSHLILGSLKEISGSFKYPISSVSDLVCARRLVISLLPNPPQIIREVHWSRLFSGWVKFNVDGCSLCNPGRVGVGGVLRNDQATPFAAFSIIIGTATNYVAEF